ATCAGAACGAACCAGGGACGCCCCTGATAGGTCTCCTGACGATAGTAGTAGACGACCGGCAGCACATGATCCGCCGCGAAACCTTCGAGCGCCTCCAGGCTGTGGAAGCCGATCAGCTGCACCGTGAAGGGGCGGTCGCCGACCTGGACCGGATGGGTTGCGAGCGAGGAAGATCTCAGTCCGTCCACGGCCGTATCGGTCTGGTCGGTTTGGGCGTCGGGCGCAATCGCGGCCTCTGGCGCCGGTGTCGGTTCAGGAGCTGTGACTGGACGATCCGGGGCGGATTCGCCGGACTCGGTTTCCGGTGCGGCGGTCGGGACTGGGGATGGCTCGGCGTCGTCTGCCGAGATGTCTGGTGCTTCGAGAGCTGAGCCGGTCTCGTCGAGTGTGAGTGTGTCGGCGGTCTGTTCCAGCTCGGTCACGGATTCCGGCGCCGGGGCGCTTTCGGTCTCCGGCTCGCTTGGCGGGGTGACCGGTTCCGGTGGCGTCGGCGCGGCTTCGGCTGGCCGCTCCGATTCCGGTTCTGATGCGGGTGCCGATTCGGATTCGGACTCCGTGGACGGCGGTGTCTCCGGGTCTGAACTCGGGTCCGGGGCCGGTGCGGATTCAGGGGTCGATTCCGGCTCGGTTGCAGGCTCAGGGGCAGACTCCGGCTGGGGCTTCGGCTCCGGTGCGGGTTCCGGCTCAGATTTTGGTTCGGGCTGGAGGCGCAAGTCCAGATCCAGACCCGGCGGGGCTTCCTCGTCGAGGCGCTCGATGGACTTGGAGATCTCAGCCAGGGCGGCGGACAGCCGATCGAGCTGGGCGCGTGTCTGCGGATCGGGTTCCTGGCGCGACGAGACGTCGATCTGTTCCAGGGTCTTCTTCAGATCGGTCATCTGCGTCTCGAAGGCTTCCTGCGTGGCGTTGAGCTTGAACAGGAAGAAGACCAGTGTGCCGGCGACCAGGAGACTGAACAGCAACAGCAGCATCGCCATGAGCGAGCCATGGCGCTTCAGACGCTCGTCGAGATCGTCGCGCTGGGTCTGGAGCGTGCGCTGCAGGCGCGTGGCCGCGTGACGCCGGTCGTCGTCGACATCGCCGATACGCGCGATCAGCGAGACCTCGAGCTTCTGGACGTCCTGACGGTACTGATTGAGACTGGCCACGATCCGGGAGATCTGGGTGGCCTGCGCTTTGAGATAGCGCTGGAGCACCTCGCCGGCATTCGTGGAACGCTCGGCACCGCCCGAAGCTTGAGCTGGGCTGGTGGCGCCGTCCGTGTCGGTCGTCGCGGCGGTCTGGCTCGATGAATCCGGCTGGGCCGTCTCTGTCTTGTCCATTGGACGCTTCTCGTCGCTATGAATCCTGTCGGTGCAAGATGAACCACGGTAGCCCCGAACTCTAGAGCAGTCCGCCAAGGAGTGCAAACCAAGCCGCCGGACTGTCTCGTTCCAGGTGTCGACACTGGACCGACGGCTGTCAACGCCGGCCGGTCACAGCGCGTAGCGCCGCGCGGGCACGATTGCTGGGCACCGCGAAGCCGATGCCGACATTGCCGCCGGTCGGTCCGATCAGGGCGGTATTGATGCCGACGACCTCGCCGGCCAGATTGACGAGCGGACCGCCCGAGTTGCCCGGATTGATCGAGGCATCGGTCTGGATCAGCTTGCCGAGCCGGCTGCCGCCGACACCGCTGCGCCCGACGGCGCTGACGATCCCCAGGGTGGCGGTCTGGCCCAGTCCGAAGGGGTTGCCGATAGCGAGCACGAAATCCCCGACCTCCAGCCGGTCCGAGTCACCGAGCGGCAGCGGACGCAGGCTGACCGGCGGGATTTTCAGGATCGCCAGGTCCGAACCGCTGTCGGCGCCGAGCCGGCGGGCCTCGAAGGTGCGTCGGTCCTTGAGCGTGACCTGGATGCGCGTGGCGTCCTTGAGCAGATGGTCGTTGGTCATGACATAGCCGCGCGCGGCATCGACGATGACGCCTGAACCCTGGCTGCGGCGCCGTTCGGATGGATCGATCTCGGGGATGGGCAGCCCCATGCGGTCGAGGAAGTGGCGGAAGTCGGGATCGTCGAGAAAGGGGTGTTCCTCGCGCGGGATGCGCGAGTCGACCGTGATGTTGACGACGGCCGGTGTCACCCGGCGCAGCAGGGGCGCGAGCGTGGGATAGCCCTGGGAGCCGGGGATCGGGCCGGCCTTGATCAGGCTGGTCGGATCGAATCGGGCCGAATCCGTGCCCGTCGGCGAGGGACCGGTCACGCAGGCCGTGAGTAGCGAGCCGGCCAGAAGCAGCGTCGCCCAATGGATCTTACGCCCGATCCGGCCGGCGCTGTCGGTGGTCGGAGGCGCATGGCTTGGCGCGGCTGACATGGGCGACTCCGCTCAGCGCGCCAGTTGGCTGGCGACCCGGCGTCTGAGGTCGTAGGCCACGGGTTGCTCGATGAGTAGCGCGAACGGCTCCCAGGCACCGCCGCGCCGGACATAGCCG
The sequence above is drawn from the Allochromatium vinosum DSM 180 genome and encodes:
- a CDS encoding SPOR domain-containing protein gives rise to the protein MDKTETAQPDSSSQTAATTDTDGATSPAQASGGAERSTNAGEVLQRYLKAQATQISRIVASLNQYRQDVQKLEVSLIARIGDVDDDRRHAATRLQRTLQTQRDDLDERLKRHGSLMAMLLLLFSLLVAGTLVFFLFKLNATQEAFETQMTDLKKTLEQIDVSSRQEPDPQTRAQLDRLSAALAEISKSIERLDEEAPPGLDLDLRLQPEPKSEPEPAPEPKPQPESAPEPATEPESTPESAPAPDPSSDPETPPSTESESESAPASEPESERPAEAAPTPPEPVTPPSEPETESAPAPESVTELEQTADTLTLDETGSALEAPDISADDAEPSPVPTAAPETESGESAPDRPVTAPEPTPAPEAAIAPDAQTDQTDTAVDGLRSSSLATHPVQVGDRPFTVQLIGFHSLEALEGFAADHVLPVVYYYRQETYQGRPWFVLIHSLHETQEAAEAVVARLPPALANLNIWIRRLKSDTELIEVRRLGS
- a CDS encoding trypsin-like peptidase domain-containing protein, which gives rise to MSAAPSHAPPTTDSAGRIGRKIHWATLLLAGSLLTACVTGPSPTGTDSARFDPTSLIKAGPIPGSQGYPTLAPLLRRVTPAVVNITVDSRIPREEHPFLDDPDFRHFLDRMGLPIPEIDPSERRRSQGSGVIVDAARGYVMTNDHLLKDATRIQVTLKDRRTFEARRLGADSGSDLAILKIPPVSLRPLPLGDSDRLEVGDFVLAIGNPFGLGQTATLGIVSAVGRSGVGGSRLGKLIQTDASINPGNSGGPLVNLAGEVVGINTALIGPTGGNVGIGFAVPSNRARAALRAVTGRR